Proteins from a genomic interval of Dermacentor variabilis isolate Ectoservices chromosome 8, ASM5094787v1, whole genome shotgun sequence:
- the LOC142589629 gene encoding uncharacterized protein LOC142589629: MASAIAQTVFGYGSSLDWRPTSFVSPFPSTRLCSICGLVPPATATLPCRHLICQPCLDCLNHDTCKRKRCPLDKELFLEEDVVWSTHSNDNVMDRRVRCWNAANGCNAEDNASAMLDHFTNTCRFHAVKCPTCGGNVLHRRFANHLESGCVPTSCGNEQTLSENFANAFVEVKDALRKISDENASLHTSLNSFGERLRSQTDRAMALQATNFNDALTTAVERIRETCRASLADHLREVSAERGRQRYENRQTMQVLLTGEFNRSMGSLQAKIKQAFAEGCGHTRDNSASSSASCVASSITKEINQFVKDLSKRPTLTGEDASRVLKLLAAAALGDKNNALVENPPPRFWEIDDWSDFCPESSGRGRQKRRDRFGSPYYLHGHLVVPRLCFYPRTDDVQYRPYIIKGLYDEFLDNPEEASNVRFVHPTDSSRYLEFTGDFSWVRPDNYFECMGSEVLYTGCNSRSIEVLTLEDYGFIADDSAELEIYHS; the protein is encoded by the coding sequence ATGGCTTCGGCGATCGCACAAACAGTATTCGGCTATGGCAGCAGCCTCGACTGGCGGCCTACTTCTTTTGTGAGCCCGTTTCCGTCGACCAGACTGTGCAGCATTTGCGGACTGGTACCCCCAGCGACGGCGACGCTGCCTTGCCGTCACCTGATTTGTCAACCGTGTCTCGACTGCCTCAACCACGACACTTGTAAGAGGAAGCGCTGCCCTCTTGACAAAGAGCTGTTTCTAGAGGAAGACGTGGTATGGTCAACGCACAGCAATGACAATGTCATGGACCGCCGGGTACGCTGCTGGAATGCGGCCAACGGTTGCAACGCTGAGGACAATGCTTCTGCCATGTTGGATCATTTCACGAACACCTGCCGATTCCATGCTGTGAAGTGTCCCACATGCGGCGGCAACGTACTGCACCGTCGCTTTGCTAATCACCTTGAGTCGGGCTGCGTTCCTACATCCTGCGGCAACGAGCAGACACTGAGCGAAAACTTTGCCAACGCGTTCGTGGAAGTGAAAGACGCGCTGAGGAAGATATCGGATGAGAATGCATCACTACACACGAGTCTTAACTCTTTCGGAGAGCGCCTCCGCTCCCAGACAGACCGTGCGATGGCGTTGCAGGCTACGAATTTCAATGATGCCCTGACAACCGCTGTTGAACGGATCAGAGAGACTTGTCGGGCGTCGCTCGCCGACCATTTGCGCGAAGTGTCCGCAGAACGCGGGCGTCAGCGGTATGAGAACCGACAAACCATGCAAGTGCTCCTAACCGGCGAGTTCAACCGGAGCATGGGGTCATTGCAAGCCAAGATAAAGCAAGCATTTGCTGAAGGGTGTGGTCATACTAGGGATAATTCTGCCTCCAGCTCGGCCAGCTGCGTGGCTTCCAGCATAACCAAAGAGATTAACCAGTTCGTGAAGGACCTCTCTAAGCGGCCTACACTTACGGGAGAGGACGCGTCCAGGGTCCTCAAGTTATTGGCTGCTGCTGCCCTTGGTGACAAGAACAATGCTCTAGTGGAAAATCCACCACCACGCTTTTGGGAAATAGATGACTGGAGTGACTTCTGCCCCGAGTCTAGCGGCCGAGGTCGCCAGAAGCGTCGAGATAGGTTCGGCAGTCCATACTACTTACATGGACACCTGGTGGTCCCACGTTTGTGCTTTTACCCACGCACCGATGATGTTCAGTATCGTCCTTACATAATCAAGGGTTTATACGATGAGTTCTTGGACAATCCCGAGGAAGCATCGAATGTGCGCTTTGTTCATCCCACAGATTCTTCTAGATACTTGGAATTTACTGGCGACTTCAGTTGGGTCAGGCCGGATAACTACTTTGAGTGTATGGGCAGTGAAGTGCTGTACACAGGGTGCAACTCAAGGTCCATAGAAGTCTTGACATTGGAAGATTATGGCTTCATAGCTGATGACTCAGCTGAGCTTGAAATATACCACTCTTGA